From a single Gemmatimonadota bacterium genomic region:
- a CDS encoding prepilin-type N-terminal cleavage/methylation domain-containing protein, with product MSARRAPSAGFSLVEVMVAIVVLAIALLAMASATGFILTQVRSADLRTERSAVVRQVTEDLWSVHFDSVTTRAQSAALSVSGYTVWWDVTSVNIKLKRVNIYTQGLGFEPGQGLVNTVVDTVVIGVALR from the coding sequence ATGTCCGCGCGCCGCGCGCCTTCGGCCGGCTTCTCGCTGGTCGAAGTCATGGTGGCCATCGTCGTCCTGGCGATCGCGTTGCTCGCCATGGCATCCGCCACCGGATTCATCCTCACTCAGGTTCGGTCCGCCGACCTGCGTACCGAGCGCTCAGCCGTCGTGCGACAGGTCACGGAAGACCTCTGGTCCGTGCACTTCGACAGTGTGACGACCCGCGCGCAGAGCGCCGCGCTGAGCGTCAGCGGCTACACCGTGTGGTGGGATGTGACGAGCGTCAACATCAAGCTGAAGCGGGTCAACATCTACACGCAGGGGCTCGGCTTCGAGCCGGGGCAGGGGTTGGTCAACACTGTGGTTGATACGGTCGTCATCGGCGTGGCCCTGAGGTAG